The Procambarus clarkii isolate CNS0578487 chromosome 64, FALCON_Pclarkii_2.0, whole genome shotgun sequence genome includes a window with the following:
- the LOC138354785 gene encoding uncharacterized protein, with amino-acid sequence MLHQVTSPGASPGASPGASPGASPGATPGASPGASPGASPGASPGASPGASPGASPGATPGVSPGASPGTSPGTSIGASPGASPGASPGSSPGASPHVTPGNLDRSLARSLARSLARSLARNLARNLARSLARSLARNLARNLARSLARSLARSLARSLARSLARSLARSLARSLIDSRVHYIN; translated from the coding sequence ATGTTACACCAGGTAACCTCGCCAGGAGCCTCGCCAGGAGCCTCGCCAGGAGCCTCGCCAGGAGCCTCGCCAGGAGCCACGCCAGGAGCCTCGCCAGGAGCCTCGCCAGGAGCCTCGCCAGGAGCCTCGCCAGGAGCCTCGCCAGGAGCCTCGCCAGGAGCCTCGCCAGGAGCCACGCCAGGAGTCTCGCCAGGAGCCTCGCCAGGAACCTCGCCAGGAACCTCGATAGGAGCCTCGCCAGGAGCCTCGCCAGGAGCCTCGCCAGGATCCTCGCCAGGAGCCTCCCCTCATGTTACACCAGGTAACCTCGACAGGAGCCTCGCCAGGAGCCTCGCCAGGAGCCTCGCCAGGAGCCTCGCCAGGAACCTCGCCAGGAACCTCGCCAGGAGCCTCGCCAGGAGCCTCGCCAGGAACCTCGCCAGGAACCTCGCCAGGAGCCTCGCCAGGAGCCTCGCCAGGAGCCTCGCCAGGAGCCTCGCCAGGAGCCTCGCCAGGAGCCTCGCCAGGAGCCTCGCCAGGAGCCTCATAGACAGCCGAGTGCATTatataaattaa